The following are encoded together in the Cyanobacterium aponinum PCC 10605 genome:
- a CDS encoding extracellular solute-binding protein yields MLSRRLFLLGSGSVALSSVLSGCESASDLSIAILEGSLPNQLITNIKQESAKLGIVRLKPESTLEKLYQSLLTQQEKTINNLNNNSPKSTLQLSIIGNNQREINKQDLTTLGNYWLPFAIENELIDPLDLKILENWSKLSPLFQKLVIRNNQGKLDNQGQIWGAPYRWGYTMIAYREDKLQNLGWQPQDWEDLWKPEIKHRFSLLNQPREVIGLVLKKLGYSYNTKNLKQINNLLPELKTLNQQVKFYDSRNYLQPLILGDTWLAVGWSTDIIPLIERYHNIKAVIPLSGTSLWADIWVKPRNQSSELEKIYNWIDFCWQSKSARQISLFSSGISPVETNFSETNRQIPLMSPEVLAKSEFIEPLESQFFAEYEQIWTQL; encoded by the coding sequence ATGCTTAGTCGTCGCTTATTTTTATTAGGTAGTGGAAGTGTTGCACTCTCTAGCGTTTTATCTGGTTGTGAAAGTGCCTCTGATTTATCCATTGCCATTTTAGAAGGTTCACTCCCTAACCAATTAATTACAAATATCAAACAAGAATCAGCAAAATTAGGTATTGTCAGACTAAAACCAGAATCTACCCTAGAAAAACTTTATCAGTCTCTATTGACTCAACAAGAAAAGACAATTAATAACCTTAATAATAATTCCCCAAAATCCACTCTCCAATTATCAATCATCGGCAATAATCAAAGGGAAATCAACAAACAAGATTTAACTACTTTAGGTAACTATTGGCTACCATTTGCCATTGAAAATGAATTAATAGATCCCCTAGACTTAAAAATATTAGAAAATTGGTCTAAATTATCTCCTCTATTCCAAAAGTTAGTTATCAGAAATAATCAGGGCAAATTAGATAATCAAGGTCAAATCTGGGGTGCACCTTACCGTTGGGGATATACTATGATTGCCTACCGAGAAGATAAATTGCAAAATTTAGGATGGCAACCCCAAGACTGGGAAGACTTATGGAAACCAGAAATAAAACACCGTTTTTCCCTTCTCAATCAACCGAGGGAAGTTATTGGTTTAGTGTTAAAAAAACTTGGTTATTCATACAATACAAAGAATCTTAAGCAAATTAATAACCTATTGCCGGAATTAAAAACCCTAAATCAACAAGTCAAATTTTATGATTCTCGTAACTATTTGCAACCTCTGATTTTAGGCGACACATGGTTAGCTGTGGGATGGTCAACGGATATAATTCCCTTAATAGAAAGATACCATAACATTAAAGCAGTAATTCCTCTTTCTGGCACTTCTCTATGGGCAGATATATGGGTAAAACCTCGTAATCAATCATCGGAGTTGGAAAAAATTTATAATTGGATTGATTTTTGTTGGCAGTCAAAATCTGCACGGCAAATTAGTTTATTTAGTAGTGGAATTTCTCCTGTAGAAACAAATTTCTCGGAAACTAATCGTCAAATACCCTTAATGTCTCCCGAAGTTTTAGCAAAAAGCGAATTTATTGAGCCTCTCGAAAGTCAGTTTTTTGCAGAATATGAACAAATATGGACTCAACTATAA